In Lycorma delicatula isolate Av1 chromosome 10, ASM4794821v1, whole genome shotgun sequence, a genomic segment contains:
- the LOC142330987 gene encoding folylpolyglutamate synthase, mitochondrial-like isoform X5 — MHTPVVGISSLGLDHMKLLGDTVEKIAWQKAGIMKKGSISITAHNQPPSALKVLYERANEKQCKLFEAPPFEKYEWSHKLGDLNLSGTIHEINASLGLQLAYAWLAKCKKRGSLDIIGRSFKLETDFFSGIKDCFWPGRQQIITRRNGDFRYYIDGAHTIESMNECSNWFNGQVKGSNATRILLFNVTSYRDTVSLMKPLISCHFDVAIFCCTIPSPGLSASSDQAILKTSEEHQLQKCLENEKLWIKLSHENCEVKEKITKTFKHVQDSVEFIKNLSGNNHILVTGSLYLVGALFSVLGPDLILTKNNKINKLS, encoded by the exons GCATACGCCAGTTGTTGGAATTTCATCATTAGGTTTGGATCATATGAAATTGTTAGGTGATACAGTTGAAAAAATAGCTTGGCAAAAAGCTGGAATTATGAAAAAAGGATCAATTTCAATTACTGCGCATAATCAGCCGCCATCagcattaaaagttttatatgaacGTGCTAATGAGAAGCAG tgtaaACTTTTTGAAGCTCCACCATTTGAGAAATATGAATGGAGTCATAAATTGGGAGATTTAAATTTGTCTGGAACTATTCATGAAATAAATGCTTCTCTTGGGCTTCAGTTAGCATATGCTTGGTTAGCAAAATGTAAAaaac gagGCTCTTTAGATATCATAGGCAGAAGTTTTAAGTTAGAAACagattttttcagtggaattaaAGATTGTTTCTGGCCAGGCAGGCAACAGATAATCACTCGAAGAAATGGTGACTTTAGATATTACATTGATGGAGCTCATACTATAGAAAGTATGAATGAATGTTCAAATTGGTTCAATGGACAAGTCAAAgg gagtAATGCAACACGTATCCTGTTATTTAATGTAACTAGCTATAGAGATACAGTAAGTTTAATGAAACCTTTGATTTCATGCCATTTTGATGTTGCCATATTTTGTTGTACTATTCCTTCACCAGGATTATCGGCTTCTTCAG atcaagcaattttaaaaacatcagaaGAACATCAATTACAGAAATGTCTAGAAAATGAGAAATTATGGATTAAATTGAGTCATGAAAATtgtgaagtaaaagaaaaaataacaaaaacttttaaacacgTTCAAGATtctgttgaatttattaaaaatttatcaggaAATAATCATATTTTGGTTACTGGTTCATTGTATCTTGTTGGTGCTTTATTTAGTGTTTTAGGTCCTGATTTAAtccttactaaaaataataaaataaataaattatcgtaa
- the LOC142330987 gene encoding folylpolyglutamate synthase, mitochondrial-like isoform X4, protein MNINWHTPVVGISSLGLDHMKLLGDTVEKIAWQKAGIMKKGSISITAHNQPPSALKVLYERANEKQCKLFEAPPFEKYEWSHKLGDLNLSGTIHEINASLGLQLAYAWLAKCKKRGSLDIIGRSFKLETDFFSGIKDCFWPGRQQIITRRNGDFRYYIDGAHTIESMNECSNWFNGQVKGSNATRILLFNVTSYRDTVSLMKPLISCHFDVAIFCCTIPSPGLSASSDQAILKTSEEHQLQKCLENEKLWIKLSHENCEVKEKITKTFKHVQDSVEFIKNLSGNNHILVTGSLYLVGALFSVLGPDLILTKNNKINKLS, encoded by the exons GCATACGCCAGTTGTTGGAATTTCATCATTAGGTTTGGATCATATGAAATTGTTAGGTGATACAGTTGAAAAAATAGCTTGGCAAAAAGCTGGAATTATGAAAAAAGGATCAATTTCAATTACTGCGCATAATCAGCCGCCATCagcattaaaagttttatatgaacGTGCTAATGAGAAGCAG tgtaaACTTTTTGAAGCTCCACCATTTGAGAAATATGAATGGAGTCATAAATTGGGAGATTTAAATTTGTCTGGAACTATTCATGAAATAAATGCTTCTCTTGGGCTTCAGTTAGCATATGCTTGGTTAGCAAAATGTAAAaaac gagGCTCTTTAGATATCATAGGCAGAAGTTTTAAGTTAGAAACagattttttcagtggaattaaAGATTGTTTCTGGCCAGGCAGGCAACAGATAATCACTCGAAGAAATGGTGACTTTAGATATTACATTGATGGAGCTCATACTATAGAAAGTATGAATGAATGTTCAAATTGGTTCAATGGACAAGTCAAAgg gagtAATGCAACACGTATCCTGTTATTTAATGTAACTAGCTATAGAGATACAGTAAGTTTAATGAAACCTTTGATTTCATGCCATTTTGATGTTGCCATATTTTGTTGTACTATTCCTTCACCAGGATTATCGGCTTCTTCAG atcaagcaattttaaaaacatcagaaGAACATCAATTACAGAAATGTCTAGAAAATGAGAAATTATGGATTAAATTGAGTCATGAAAATtgtgaagtaaaagaaaaaataacaaaaacttttaaacacgTTCAAGATtctgttgaatttattaaaaatttatcaggaAATAATCATATTTTGGTTACTGGTTCATTGTATCTTGTTGGTGCTTTATTTAGTGTTTTAGGTCCTGATTTAAtccttactaaaaataataaaataaataaattatcgtaa